Proteins co-encoded in one Candidatus Thiodictyon syntrophicum genomic window:
- a CDS encoding type I restriction-modification system subunit M: MNADDFRDYMLSFLFLRYLSDNYETAAHKELGPDYPKLAAGDRRTPLAVWYAQNPNDTVEFEQQMRRKTHYVIEPDYLWGSIAELARTQNGGLLHTLQKGFDYIENESFASTFGGLFSEINLNSDKLGKDYRARNAKLCTVIKAIAEGLEKFSTDKDTLGDAYEYLIGQFAAGSGKKAGEFYTPQQISSILSGLVTLDSQEPATGRKRQLESVLDFACGSGSLLLNVRQRMGSHGIGKIYGQEKNITTYNLARMNMLLHGVKDSEFAIHHGDTLTNDWDMLREMNPARSPRFDAVVANPPFSYRWEPTESLSQDMRFKNYGLAPKSAADFAFLLHGFHYLKSEGVMAIILPHGVLFRGGAEERIRTKLLKDGNIDTVIGLPANLFFSTGIPVCILVLKKCKKPDDVLFINAALHCREPRSRIHFIHRGDAHILGVAPILAGFLVPGRDRRRHMGGRRRLHQGPPVPILAHRQPVQGRGLRRWHTAPSARSTMILPRVDRRPPESRRPAAFGRAHPACSWRERHGPDAHQHPPLRSHRHRSRARGRQRRHGEGALKPLGAGLARCGARSRRAGAGLRGHARARIECAHRGCRPRPLCLLPGPGQRRSAGEPHSPAGRVDPRGVAGAYPGGGPLPGRLPLGERGRAAHPGQRAGGGAGVRRRRWPRRLHARDHRGAPQPPECQRLARGPGRPDPLRGRQPGPGDAGLSRLRREPRHPPLRPGPAECPGGAGPDPRHP, translated from the coding sequence ATGAACGCGGACGACTTCCGCGATTACATGCTGTCCTTCCTGTTCCTGCGCTATCTGTCGGACAACTACGAGACGGCCGCGCACAAGGAACTGGGGCCGGATTACCCGAAGCTGGCCGCGGGCGACCGTCGCACGCCGCTGGCGGTGTGGTACGCGCAGAACCCGAACGACACTGTCGAATTTGAACAGCAGATGCGCCGCAAGACGCATTACGTGATCGAGCCGGACTATCTCTGGGGCAGCATCGCGGAGCTGGCGCGGACCCAGAACGGGGGATTGCTGCACACCCTGCAAAAAGGCTTCGACTACATCGAGAATGAATCATTCGCCAGCACCTTCGGCGGGCTCTTCTCCGAGATCAACCTGAATTCGGACAAACTGGGCAAGGACTACCGGGCGCGCAATGCCAAGCTCTGCACCGTAATCAAGGCGATTGCCGAGGGACTGGAGAAGTTCTCCACCGACAAGGACACGCTGGGCGACGCCTATGAATACCTGATCGGCCAGTTCGCGGCGGGCAGCGGCAAGAAGGCGGGCGAGTTCTACACGCCGCAACAGATTTCCAGCATCTTGTCAGGTCTGGTCACGCTGGACAGTCAGGAACCCGCCACCGGCAGGAAGAGGCAACTGGAAAGCGTGCTCGACTTTGCCTGCGGCTCGGGCTCGCTGCTGCTCAATGTGCGCCAGCGCATGGGTTCGCACGGCATCGGCAAGATCTACGGCCAGGAAAAGAACATCACCACCTACAACCTGGCGCGCATGAATATGCTGCTGCACGGGGTGAAGGACTCCGAGTTCGCGATTCATCACGGCGACACCCTGACCAACGACTGGGACATGCTGCGCGAGATGAACCCGGCCCGCAGCCCCAGGTTCGATGCCGTGGTGGCCAACCCGCCGTTCAGCTACCGCTGGGAGCCGACCGAAAGCTTAAGCCAGGACATGCGCTTCAAGAACTATGGCTTGGCGCCCAAGTCCGCCGCCGACTTCGCCTTTCTGCTGCACGGCTTTCATTACCTGAAGTCCGAGGGCGTGATGGCCATCATCCTGCCCCACGGCGTGCTGTTCCGCGGCGGCGCGGAGGAGCGCATCCGCACCAAGCTGCTGAAAGACGGGAACATCGACACCGTCATCGGCCTGCCCGCGAACCTGTTTTTCTCCACCGGCATCCCGGTGTGCATCCTGGTGCTGAAGAAATGCAAGAAGCCCGATGACGTGCTGTTCATCAACGCCGCCCTGCACTGCCGTGAACCGCGGTCGCGGATTCACTTCATCCACCGGGGCGATGCGCACATCCTTGGGGTGGCGCCCATCCTCGCCGGGTTCCTGGTCCCAGGACGGGATCGGCGCCGACACATGGGGGGCCGCCGGCGCCTGCACCAAGGCCCGCCCGTCCCTATCCTTGCCCACCGGCAGCCCGTGCAGGGTCGGGGACTAAGGCGATGGCATACGGCACCGAGCGCGCGGTCTACAATGATCCTGCCGCGGGTGGATCGGCGCCCCCCAGAGTCCCGCCGCCCCGCGGCCTTCGGTCGAGCACACCCGGCCTGTTCGTGGAGAGAACGCCATGGTCCTGACGCGCACCAACACCCTCCTCTTCGGTCTCATCGTCATCGGTCTCGGGCTCGCGGCCGGCAACGCCGCCACGGCGAAGGAGCGCTCAAGCCCTTGGGCGCCGGCCTGGCACGGTGCGGCGCGCGTTCACGCCGAGCCGGCGCAGGCCTACGCGGACACGCACGTGCTCGTATCGAGTGCGCTCATCGAGGGTGTCGACCGCGACCGCTTTGCCTCCTCCCGGGACCTGGTCAACGCCGTTCTGCTGGCGAGCCCCACTCGCCTGCCGGACGGGTCGACCCTCGCGGGGTTGCCGGCGCCTACCCAGGGGGCGGACCTCTACCGGGTCGTCTACCGCTCGGTGAACGCGGCCGGGCGGCCCACCCAGGTCAGCGGGCTGGTGGCGGTGCCGGCGTCCGACGCCGCCGGTGGCCTCGTCGTTTACATGCACGCGACCACCGCGGAGCGCCGCAACCCCCCGAGTGCCAACGGCTCGCTCGAGGCCCAGGGCGCCCTGACCCTCTTCGCGGGCGGCAACCGGGTCCTGGCGATGCCGGACTATCTCGGCTACGGCGTGAACCGCGACACCCACCCCTTCGCCCTGGGCCGGCTGAATGCCCCGGCGGGGCGGGACCTGATCCTCGCCACCCGTGA
- a CDS encoding DUF1016 N-terminal domain-containing protein produces the protein MSALTSFHADIKDILEQARSKARSAVNSAMVEAYWLIGRRIVEEEQRGKHKAEYGVRLIEDLSTALTVDLGKGFSYANLYNCRQFYLTFPDQAILYTACRDLSWSHLRLIMRTRQFM, from the coding sequence ATGAGCGCATTGACCTCATTTCACGCGGACATTAAAGACATTCTCGAACAGGCACGCAGCAAAGCGCGTTCAGCGGTGAATTCCGCCATGGTCGAAGCCTACTGGTTGATTGGTCGGCGGATTGTTGAAGAAGAGCAGCGCGGGAAGCACAAAGCGGAATACGGCGTCCGCCTGATTGAAGACCTTTCTACAGCATTGACGGTTGATCTCGGCAAGGGCTTTTCTTATGCCAATCTGTACAACTGCCGCCAGTTCTACTTGACCTTCCCCGACCAGGCGATTCTCTACACAGCGTGTAGAGATTTAAGCTGGAGCCACTTGCGTCTGATCATGCGCACTCGGCAGTTCATGTAA
- a CDS encoding restriction endonuclease subunit S gives MREKQKLAPKLRFPEFREAGEWIAMKLNDGCDVNPLNSELPEKFAYIDLESVEAGELKARKIINRDEAPSRAQRLLRHGDVIFQIVRPYQRNNFHFKIDGDVYYVASTGYAQLRANESADFLFQIVHTDDFVERVIAKCTGSNYPAINSSDLADIPIAIPNSAEQHKIADCLASLDELIALESQKLDTLKTHKKGLMQQLFPAEGETLPKLRFPEFRDAGEWVEEPLGKLSSYENGKAYEQDITDNGKYIVVNSRFISTDGSVRKYTNAEYLIAEAGDVLMVLSDLPKGKALAKCYFVEVNERYGVNQRVCRLKADRVDAKFLFYILNRNPHLLAFDDGLSQTHLSKGSVLECLLYVPQKREEQQRIADCVTSLDNLITAQTQQLAVLRTQKKGLMQQLFPVLDEVSA, from the coding sequence ATGAGGGAAAAGCAGAAGTTGGCGCCCAAGCTGCGCTTTCCTGAGTTTCGGGAGGCGGGCGAGTGGATTGCGATGAAGCTGAATGATGGTTGCGACGTAAATCCATTGAACTCTGAGCTCCCGGAGAAATTTGCGTATATCGATTTGGAGTCAGTCGAAGCTGGGGAGCTAAAGGCGCGCAAGATCATCAATCGAGACGAGGCGCCGAGTAGAGCGCAAAGGTTATTGCGTCATGGTGACGTGATTTTTCAGATTGTTCGTCCATACCAACGCAATAATTTTCACTTCAAAATCGACGGGGACGTTTACTACGTCGCATCGACCGGCTATGCGCAACTTAGAGCAAATGAATCAGCGGATTTTCTGTTTCAAATAGTTCACACTGACGATTTTGTCGAGCGCGTCATTGCAAAGTGCACGGGTTCAAACTACCCCGCAATCAACTCGTCAGACTTGGCTGATATACCAATTGCCATCCCAAATTCCGCTGAACAACATAAAATTGCCGACTGCCTTGCTTCCCTTGATGAACTGATCGCCCTGGAGTCGCAAAAGCTCGACACGCTCAAGACCCATAAAAAAGGGCTGATGCAGCAGCTTTTCCCCGCCGAAGGCGAAACCCTGCCCAAACTGCGCTTCCCCGAGTTTCGGGATGCGGGGGAGTGGGTGGAGGAACCTTTAGGAAAACTCTCCAGTTACGAAAACGGCAAAGCTTACGAACAGGACATCACGGATAACGGAAAATATATTGTCGTGAATTCGCGATTCATTTCCACCGATGGTTCTGTACGGAAATATACAAATGCTGAATATCTTATTGCGGAAGCTGGGGATGTTTTAATGGTCCTGAGTGACCTGCCGAAAGGCAAAGCTCTGGCGAAATGCTACTTTGTTGAAGTTAATGAGAGATATGGGGTAAATCAGCGGGTTTGCAGACTCAAAGCAGATAGAGTCGATGCAAAGTTTCTCTTCTACATACTCAACCGTAATCCCCATCTTTTAGCATTTGATGACGGCCTCAGTCAGACGCACCTTAGCAAAGGGAGTGTTCTGGAATGTTTACTTTACGTTCCTCAGAAAAGAGAGGAACAACAGCGCATCGCCGATTGCGTCACTTCCCTTGATAACCTCATTACCGCCCAAACCCAGCAACTCGCCGTCCTAAGAACCCAAAAGAAAGGCTTGATGCAGCAGCTTTTCCCCGTGCTGGATGAGGTGTCGGCATGA